A genomic segment from Streptomyces sp. NBC_00459 encodes:
- a CDS encoding glycoside hydrolase 5 family protein, translating into MVVHTFAEDKTDSRPGAVTHVRGGPVSTPPAPRSTPRFGVNYTPRRGWFHSWYDFDPALAREDLDQIAGLGLDHVRIFPLWPLLQPNRTLIRASAVEQVAQLVDVAADAGLDVMVDGVQGHLSSFDFYPEWTRSWHHRNVFTDPEAIEAQAELLRTLGRALAGRPNLLGLQLGNELNNLVEHNPVTVADIDHYLDTLLAAARTGLGPEGGLVTHSAYDAAWYSDDHPFTPEASAGKGDLTTVHPWVFSADCARRYGPRSPQVQHLAEYGVELATAYAEDPARPVWVQETGAPEPHIPAADAPGFARATVLNAVECANLYGVTWWCSHDVDRSLADFPELEYTLGLFDSTGRPKPIAEALAETVAELRAEPRRAEPRTTALVLDCAPGTRSISGPGGAFFEAWMRLRAEGVRPAVVPAERAEDETYLTARGIKEAVRPGASSK; encoded by the coding sequence ATGGTGGTTCATACATTCGCCGAGGACAAGACCGACTCGCGGCCCGGCGCAGTCACGCACGTCCGAGGAGGACCTGTGAGCACACCCCCCGCCCCCCGTTCCACCCCTCGTTTCGGCGTCAACTACACACCGCGCCGGGGCTGGTTCCACTCCTGGTACGACTTCGACCCGGCCCTCGCCCGGGAGGATCTCGACCAGATCGCCGGGCTGGGCCTGGACCACGTACGGATCTTCCCGCTCTGGCCGCTGCTCCAGCCGAACCGCACGCTCATCCGCGCGTCCGCCGTCGAGCAGGTGGCGCAGCTGGTGGACGTGGCGGCGGACGCGGGCCTCGACGTCATGGTGGACGGCGTGCAGGGCCACCTCTCCAGCTTCGACTTCTACCCGGAGTGGACCCGCAGCTGGCACCACCGCAACGTCTTCACCGACCCGGAGGCGATCGAGGCGCAGGCCGAGCTGCTGCGGACACTGGGCCGCGCGCTGGCCGGCCGTCCGAACCTCCTCGGCCTCCAGCTCGGCAACGAGCTCAACAACCTGGTCGAACACAACCCGGTGACGGTGGCCGACATCGACCACTACCTGGACACCCTGCTGGCCGCCGCGCGAACAGGACTGGGACCGGAGGGCGGCCTGGTCACGCACTCCGCGTACGACGCCGCCTGGTACAGCGACGACCACCCCTTCACCCCGGAGGCCTCGGCCGGCAAGGGCGACCTGACGACCGTCCACCCCTGGGTGTTCTCGGCCGACTGCGCCCGCCGCTACGGCCCCCGCTCCCCGCAGGTCCAGCACCTCGCGGAGTACGGCGTCGAGTTGGCCACCGCGTACGCCGAGGACCCCGCCCGGCCCGTCTGGGTCCAGGAGACCGGCGCCCCCGAACCGCACATCCCGGCGGCCGACGCCCCCGGCTTCGCCCGCGCGACCGTGCTCAACGCCGTCGAGTGCGCCAATCTGTACGGGGTCACCTGGTGGTGCTCCCACGACGTCGACCGCTCCCTGGCCGACTTCCCCGAACTGGAGTACACCCTCGGCCTGTTCGACTCCACGGGCCGCCCGAAGCCCATCGCCGAGGCCCTCGCGGAGACGGTCGCCGAGCTGCGCGCCGAACCCCGCCGGGCCGAGCCCCGTACGACTGCCCTGGTCCTGGACTGCGCACCGGGGACCCGTTCGATTTCGGGTCCGGGAGGCGCGTTCTTCGAGGCGTGGATGCGGCTGCGGGCGGAGGGCGTGCGCCCGGCGGTGGTGCCGGCGGAGC